TACATGCTAAACAGGAGAAATTTCaattggttgcaatctgcaacctctgTTCTAGATGCAACCAGATCCTACACACTTCAAATgtgtaacattttttattttattgggaTTTAAACttgttgaaaaagcaatttgaaCAAGTCAACTCGAGCTGTGATGTAAAATCAGTAATTGTCAGATTAATCGATAATTAAAAATCATTATTAGTTGCATTTAATTGGAAATCCTTAACTTTAGGATGGCCAATACAGAGTGAAGTGTTCATGAAAAGTGATTAACTGTCAGATGTGTGATTAAAAAGGATCTCGGGGTTTACCAGCCAGTCATGGTGTGGTCTCTGTAGAGCATCTTTTTGCCCAGCTCGCTGTGCTGGATTCTGCGAGGGAACTCAATGTGAGTGAACTCATTACCCAGGAGCTCCGGCCTCAGGAAGCCCTGGAGTGACACACAAAATGGGGCAGGTCGTGTCAAACTACAGAATAAAACCTTTTACTTAAACGTAAATGTCTGTCACAACTCTGGAGAGAAGCTATAAGATTTCATGTGTAACAGTAGACCTGCAGTACTGTGTCCTGTTTACCGAAACGGCTCTCTGTTTTAGCAGCAAACATCCTCCACCCACTCTGTGACTCAGAACTAAAACCTATGAATGTCAGATTATTTCAGTGTGAGACAGGATTTCCTCCCTCGTCTTCAGGTTGTCTGCTTATCACGTTCAACTTTTCTGTTAGTAAAACCTCATTTGACTTTAAAGATcaactattaatatttatattcttcCTTTTACAGCTCGCTATGTACGTACCAGATTATGAAATCCCCTTGAATAGATTCTTTACAGTTAGTTTATTTGTCGGATGTTggtaaaataattgtatttgaaACATAGATGAATACCAGATACTGTAGCCGCTGTCTCTCTGACTCCGGTGTGAATTCATTTGTCATCGGAATAACTTCTTTATTTCGGATGATTATGGCCCTGcaggaagaaagaagaagggtGGAACAGACGTGAGAAGGTTCACAAAGATGATactatattttcctttttttttttcatatgagGAGGTTGGTCAGAAAGATTGTTGGTAGGAGATAGTTAAATGATGCTGCAGTACACAAAGTGAACCCCAGGGGGCTCAAGAAGCTACTATGTCTGAGGTGATCGCCCACATTCCATACACTGTAAAGTAGAGAATGAACACAGATTCACACAGATTTGATCCTGTGGTTTGCAGTGAAGACCTTTCTTTTCAGTGCTCTTACCTGCTGTCTCCAGCATTGGCTACATAGAGTTTCCCCATTAAATTAATGGCTGCTAAGGCACAACATCCACCGGAGATGGCATatgatgttttttccttttcaatcaGGTCATCCTgaaatacaaagagaaaaactcTCAGGTTAAAGAGCCCACTTTGCCTCTCATCTTCCTGAGTCcttcattattttctccataaataattatattcaaaacaaaacagcagtgtTGATGAATAGGAGAGAAACAAGGAGGCTTTGTGAATACATTACATAGGCGGTGGGTTATTTTCAGTATCATCTAAACCAGACAGAAGTTGCATCAGAAGAGTATCACTTTTAGTTTCATGACTGCATGAGGCTGAGCAGATTCGGTTTACTGAAACATATGTAAACCAGTCATGTTCAGGTTATGTCCAGAATGTCATTGCATCATAATTTCATCCTATTAGATATTTGTGTGAATTTGTCATGATTAGCTGAGATAACGCAAGAATGGGACGgacatgaggtcacagtgacctcgACCTTTGACATCACAAATCTAATCAGTTtatccttgagtccaggtggaagAAGGTTCCTGAGATAACACAATAACTGAatggacggacggacagacattTAGATCAACAAACAACCCAAAATAACATAATGTATCCGTCCATGGCTGTTGCCAGCgtggaggcaaaaaaaataatcagtttgaagccatgctagcagctcttcGACCTTGGgtacagcagtgctttgagtgAAACTCTAACATTAGCAtactaacatgctcacaatgacaatgttaacCACGTGTTTAGCATGTAAAAAGATAACCATGATCACCAACTGAGATTAGCGCGTTAGCATGCTGACAACTTCTgcttagcactaaacacaaagaacagctgaggctgatgggaatggcattagttttgcaaatgttaattaaaaaaaaaactggacaaAGTTAAATTTtaacctgatgatggtgctagatgaGAGTTATGGAATCACCTAAATTATTACAAATCCTTTTGAGGGCACAATTGGTACAATCTGTACCAATTTCATGgccatccatccaatagttgagaTATCTCAGCTTGGAACAACAAACAGACCAACATTCTCCCCACTCGAGCCACATCTCTAGCATGGCAAAAAATAGCTTTTAAAGAAAGTTAGATTCACCAAAAATAGATCTTTCTCATGTCTCCCTATGGTGCAAATCATAACAGAACAGCCCACACTGTTTTCTGGGAATTTAAGTTTAAATCTCCAGTAATGTTGCTgtttgaaaataagaaatgtggACAAATACCTAACGCAGCTTGAAATATGCAAAGTGctgttgtcttgttttctcACAGAGCTTGTTAGCGATCATCTGCTCACCATCTGTGTGAAGGCGGTCTGTATGACTCCCATCACCAGGCTCTCCAAACTGACAACCTTCTCCATGTGAAAGCGCACCGAGGAGTCGGTGACAGCATCGGGGTCTTCCGTCTCCTGTGCGGCCCCCTTCTTCGTGTCCGCCTGGTACGTGCTGCCGTTCTTGGCGAGGCAGATGGGAGGTGCACTGTTGGGGTTCTCCAGCAGGTGACAGATTTCTCCCAAACGGTCTCTGATGAGGCGGTGGAGAAGCTTGGAGGCCATGATGGCGGCTCCAGAGCCTGCATGTCCATCAAACACGCCCCAAAAGTTGAGAGGGATTCCTGTAccatcctgaaaaaaaaaaagaaaagtacaaaatgcctatgataacaatttaaaaacctCCCGGGAGATTACAACTCTGAGCAGAAGGCACAGATTTGTGAGTGTTTACAGGCTCTGGTTCTGcagctgaaaacattttaatgctcAGCAATATGCTTCTTCCAGTGCAGGTCCCTGGAGCAAATCTagattataatattatttgaaaGCTGGCAGGACGTCAAAATCTTGTTGCTCTACTTTTCATGACATGTGGCATAAACAACATCGAACAGCAGtgtgcaaaaacacaagaacatgaTATTAACCTAGAGTATGAATCAATTGTTCTGATACTCGTCCTGACAGGATCAACGCAAGTGACGGAGGAGAAATCGGGACATTGCATCATCGCAGGGCTTTTTGCTGATCTACGGTGATGCAATGTGCGATGGAGAGGCGTTGCCACCTTTGTGTTTGCAGACATGTTTACAGGCACAGTTGGCCCGACTGACTGACTaactaacacacaaacaggcacaagGCATCTGCTCACCGCTCTGATGCTACACTCAAGTGGGGGAGGGGTGCAACAAGAGATGACGTAATTCACCTCACAGGAAACGAAGACAACGGGTGTCTGAAAACCACCATGCGTGCAATGACCCCAATTTAATATCAATCTACTGACTATATTGTGTTTGAGGCTACAAACAGGAATTGCACACACATTCAGGATTTAGAGGACACTGACGTCAGATTTGAATAATTATCACTTATTGTTTATTGGACCAGTTGGCCTTCAGCCAAACATTTGCTCTGATGTTCGGGGAGTTTGCCCCATTTGCTCACCCCGTTGTCCTCCAGCATAGACGAGTTACGATGTTTGCCACTCGGCTTCTTCACGAACAGCTTCTCACAAGAGGCCTGGTCCTCGTTCAGCATGCTCTTCCCCGCATTGATCACCCTGATGGAGAAAGAGGCGAGGGAGAAAGGTGAGCCTGGAGTCAGATGAGTTATAGTGTTTGCAAATAcaacaacagccaaaaatatTAAGGGGGTGGAAGAGTGAGGAAAAAATGTGGAACAGGATGCGGACATGTCCCAGAGGGAACTTGCATGAGGgattaagtgtttttattatgaGCTGCAGAGGATAATAGCTTTAGAGTAATGCACTGGCTCATACTGCAGCAGTGTTCACTGGAGGAACCGATGCAGAGCACTGGTGAAAAGAGTGGTGAAGCCGTAAGAAGTGTGTACTCAAACAATCGCATCAACTTAGTTTGACCATACAAGGGTTGTTTCATGTTCTAGCTCTACAAATAATGCACATTTGTAGAGAAGGTTCTTGGAAATTAAAGAGTTGTGTAATCCATTATGGATTAAAGGGATAGAGTATCAATTCTTGCGCCATAAACCTGCaatcattttctatattttcttcgccacttgggggcagcacaGAGAGTGGTCTGTTGATGATTCTTTGTATTTGTAACTACAAGCGACCCCCTTTCACGTTTGTAGTAATTTTGCTAATTCCAtttttccattccattttccgtaacctgcttatccagttaagggtcgcaggggtgctggagccgatcccagctgtcaatgggcgaaggcagggttcgccagtctgtcgcagggctgacatatagagacagacaaccattcacactcacatccacacctacgggcaatttagagtcttcaatgcacctaagctgcatgtctttggactgtgggaggaagccggagaacccggagagaacccacgctgacacagggagaacatgcaaactccacacagaaggttgtccagcccaggaattgaacccaggcccctcttgctgtgaggtgacagtgctaaccactacaccaccgtgcagcaaTTCTGCTAATTGTTAATGTAAAATTATTGATAAGAGCAGCTTTAACTGCATTACCACACAATGATACGCTCTCAGCAATTCTAGAGATAGCACATTCAAGAATCTGCTGACtgattttcattctttattgaAGTCAATGGAAACTAATGCTTTCCGGGAACAGtgggaaaaatacaaaatctaaAACTGTGTATAGTATTTGCAATATGTAGTAAATGTACTAAAACATTCCTTGGCATAGTCTTTTAAGCTGCGACATTAGGCAGACTTGGAAAGGCTGCAGTTTGGACACATGCTGTCATATTatgtaacattttcagtttcaatTATAGATAAATGCCACATTAGCTGGATAATGCGGTGTAATGCCTGTTTCGCAATTCCAGTAATTCAAGTATTGTCATTAAGATTCCCTCGGAAACTTCTGCAGAAGTCGGATTAGTAATTTATAACTGGCTGCTGGGATCATCAAGcgaaaaagaccaaaaataaaaagggagacGAGtagtgacagagaaagagaacaaaactGGACAGTCAAACAAAGGTCAGAAGAGAAATCCAGGGtaaaaaatcacaacaaaataaaacgtttgacctctgactTTCCAAATAGTTCAGCTGATAGCAATCTCTGCAGAAAATGTCTGGCCAGAAGCTCTGATATCTGAGAGCAGCAGAAacgaggcaaaaaaaaaaaaggcaactgcTGCCCAAATCTGGATTATAAAAAGCTCTTTCACTGTCTAATCAGTTGAAAGCAGGAGACAGGCACCCCAGTGTCCTGAACTGAGCTCCCTGCATGAGGACCAATGACAGGGAAGAATTTAAAGTCACCTGATCGTCATCTTAACTTTCCCCCTGAGGCCGAAAGTTGTCATGAATAACGTAgaaaatgatttttatttgcTGTTAGTGAATGCTTCAGCCATTGGAGGCCGACATAATGTTCAAAATGCCCACTATagtacatttaaacactgttttGTCTTATAATGTTACTCCTCTTTAAGATTAATTCacattgtgtcattttaaataaacacattttacattaataaaatgaataatgttgaataaaatgtcCTACTAGTGAAACAATAAGCTTGGTTTTCCTTATTacaacacattaaaaatgagaaaatctTGATTCAACCATAAATATCTTCACTTGTTTTGGGAAGTACCTAAGTTGTTTATGAAAGTAAATGTCTTCTTTCTACATTCCTGCTGTGTAATGAAGTTTCACCTCTCCCATAGTAAATAATCAGCAAAATATTCTCCGTCAAAGCAGTCACATGCGCTCAATGATCTATAATTGAACGTAATGTCTGCGGCGTGGGAGGATGTGACTCTAAACCAGGAGCTCAAGCCTTCCTATAATGAGACTTAACGCTTTCGCATATCTGTGTTTCGGTCAGATGTTTCCCCAACTTGTGACCGAAAACCATTTCGGTCATGTTCGCTAAAACTATGTTTAAACCCTCCCACTGAACAGTATATCATGTCAAGAAAGTTCAAAAGAGGAAGTTGAGAGTTCCAGTGAATTCTATAATTGCCACTGTCGGGCCTTTTAATGGCataaatgtgatgaaaatgtctctaactaaaaaaaaaagaatacttctGTTGTAACATGTAAAGCTGTGGTtaagaaatgttgaaattatCACCACATGTCACATGAACCGCTGCAACTCAGGAAAGGCCTACGGGAAGTTTTGTGGTTCGATCAGAGGCAGAACAGTTGGGCATGTAACACCTCTGAAGTGATCCTTCTATTCGACTTTGAGCTGCTGATTATATCCCGATTTACATATTTGAACTTTCCGAAACATGGAACTGTTGTACCtttgaagtgtgtttgtatttgtcgtctttttttcccatgatGCTTTCTGCACAGCCAGTGGTTAATCAGGAGTTTCAAAGTACCTGTTTGAGCAGTCTGACTTGTGGGTGTGTATCTAATCCGTAtgctcaaaacaaaaacacatctgaatGTAAAAGAGTGGAttgtttttaacaaagtgaatgTGAAAAAGAGTCATCCCTGGGTGCTGCTAAACTATGTTACATCAGGTGGAGGCGAGCAGCTAAACAAACACTGCATGTCTGTACAAAGTCTTCATGAAAGAATAAGTCTAGTCATATTCTGAATTCCTTTTCGGGGAGAGGAAGTAGCTCGTAATTGCCTGCAACACACGGTGCACTGCTGAAATGACACCTGAAAGGCGAGACCTGACAGAAACAAAGATCCAGTATATACAGTACTAACAGGTACTGCATGACTTGAATATTGCTTAGAACATTATGCAGGTTCTGTAATTAAAAACACGCTGCACCACATTAACTGTCTCGCCATAACTTTAGGATCTGGACACAGAATAGTTTCAGTTTAAGAATATGAGATGTGAAAGTTTGAACAAGAACTGGTTGTTCATTGCTTTGAAATGCATGGTGACACAGTATGTATGTGagacatttttaagacattaCTTTGCAGCTTTCTACACCTCGACTCACtcaaagttttaaaatgatttatttctctACTTTCCTTTACTTATCACTTCTATTGtgctcaattaaaaaaataaagcaatcagtcatgtttttaaaacctACAATAAGATATTTTTGACTACTTGCAGGCAGCAGAAAGAAGTTGTGAACACAATTTTGGCAAAATTGTActcaaacagttgcttattttcACATAAAAGAGTTATGGAACAACATTATCATCATTTTCATTCGTGTTTCGGGCCACCTGATGAATTAATGTCCAACATTCACTctgttttagctctgttttgggtctctaccaactcctgagggaaacattttgcacttcagctgctaaatgttacactttgttcaccagctactTGCTA
This portion of the Anoplopoma fimbria isolate UVic2021 breed Golden Eagle Sablefish chromosome 17, Afim_UVic_2022, whole genome shotgun sequence genome encodes:
- the ppm1j gene encoding LOW QUALITY PROTEIN: protein phosphatase 1H (The sequence of the model RefSeq protein was modified relative to this genomic sequence to represent the inferred CDS: inserted 1 base in 1 codon) yields the protein MMISKVKNAMSTLVGGMMPHGHHHHHNHHSGGGQPGGPDSLPPRFPYGRPDFLDLTPELLQYSTEHASRPVLTLKRDSRLHWRTGYAEVINAGKSMLNEDQASCEKLFVKKPSGKHRNSSMLEDNGDGTGIPLNFWGVFDGHAGSGAAIMASKLLHRLIRDRLGEICHLLENPNSAPPICLAKNGSTYQADTKKGAAQETEDPDAVTDSSVRFHMEKVVSLESLVMGVIQTAFTQMDDLIEKEKTSYAISGGCCALAAINLMGKLYVANAGDSRAIIIRNKEVIPMTNEFTPESERQRLQYLGFLRPELLGNEFTHIEFPRRIQHSELGKKMLYRDHTMTGWAYKTIVEDDLKFPXIYGEGKKARVMATIGVTRGLGDHDLKVYNSNIYIKPFLSCVPEVKVYNMDENKHGPDDVLVMGTDGLWDVTTDGEVADAVSAYLSCCDPSDPMRYTLAAQDLLMRSRGVLKERGWRLPNERLGSGDDITVFVIPLAESET